Proteins from a single region of Belliella baltica DSM 15883:
- the msrB gene encoding peptide-methionine (R)-S-oxide reductase MsrB, with translation MKKYYPIDKPESEWRAELDEQSYKVLREKGTEKPNTGQYYLNKETGIYECKGCGNDIFHSSAKYDSGCGWPAFTEPISPKAIDVQMDYSHMMIREEILCAKCGGHLGHRFPDGPKDRGGIRYCINSVSMDFKKEDQ, from the coding sequence ATGAAAAAATACTATCCTATAGATAAACCCGAATCCGAATGGAGGGCTGAATTAGACGAGCAAAGCTATAAAGTCTTAAGAGAAAAGGGAACCGAAAAACCCAATACAGGACAATATTACCTGAATAAAGAAACTGGAATATATGAATGTAAAGGCTGTGGAAATGATATTTTCCATTCTTCCGCCAAATACGATAGTGGCTGCGGATGGCCTGCTTTTACAGAACCTATTTCACCAAAAGCAATAGATGTTCAGATGGATTATTCACATATGATGATCAGGGAAGAGATTCTTTGCGCAAAATGCGGAGGACATCTTGGACATCGCTTTCCTGATGGTCCTAAAGATCGAGGAGGAATCCGCTACTGCATCAATTCCGTATCTATGGATTTCAAAAAAGAAGATCAGTAG
- a CDS encoding penicillin acylase family protein, whose protein sequence is MKKLLFLILFLFFAVVVGYQVIKHRFAPEYHGTKELIGLQANSEVYFDDFGIPHIYAENELDAYMTLGYVHAQDRLFQMEMMRRVGSGTLAELLGEDLVDVDKFFRTLGIPKHAEWSTEEWNKEGSTPWKAATDAYIKGVNQFIENGKLPLEYTLLGTKPREFTINDVHSIVGYMSFTFAMAMKTDPLITRISRQLGPDYLKVLSVHTLAEHHVIPNNYPNRNTESKEIVFEETLTTLFEKLPVPLLEGSNSWVIDGSRTASGEVLFLNDTHIGFAQRSVWYEAHLEYPEFSFYGNHLAGVPFGLVGHTRELSIGLTMFENDDQDFFEEQLDPNNPNQTVYGDEFKPLKTRLERISIKDKDPIDFEVKESVHGPIMNEVIPEIGQLTTNPVASWWVYILEPTRALEAVYRMNHAQNIQEVESAVRLIHAPGLNVMYGDKTGNIAWWAAAKLPIRPAHVNSKVFLDGTSNVDEPTGWMPFEENPMSINPESGFVASANNQPDTLSNGTFYPGYYYPGDRWDRIDKTVRSRNDWTQESIKSLQLETINENHPINAKSMLEAVENASFGDFENAKNILSNWDGNHDLESIAPTVYYKWLYHTLHGMMSDELGDADFESFLKTFLYIRSVPTLIQTEDSPWWDDSSTEKVESRSEIIQNALEKTLSELDDQFGSNIEKWAWKNAVVLEHPHPLGAKKPLDRIFNVNAPAVSANEESVNKLTFDLNGSGIYQVKSGPAMRIIVDFANVEASESILPTGQSGNLFSPYYSNQAEMFATGKYRPQLMNESQIKNNAKGTITFTPKSD, encoded by the coding sequence ATGAAAAAACTGCTCTTCCTTATCCTTTTCCTCTTTTTCGCAGTTGTAGTCGGTTATCAAGTGATTAAACACCGATTTGCTCCTGAATATCATGGAACCAAAGAACTCATCGGCCTACAAGCTAATTCTGAAGTCTATTTCGATGATTTTGGAATTCCACATATTTATGCTGAAAATGAGCTAGATGCATACATGACATTAGGTTATGTGCATGCTCAAGATCGTCTTTTCCAAATGGAAATGATGCGAAGAGTGGGTTCTGGAACTTTAGCGGAGCTATTGGGAGAAGATTTGGTAGATGTAGATAAATTTTTTAGAACTCTTGGAATTCCCAAACATGCTGAATGGAGTACAGAAGAGTGGAATAAAGAAGGAAGTACCCCTTGGAAAGCAGCTACTGATGCCTACATCAAAGGAGTTAATCAATTTATAGAAAATGGGAAACTCCCTTTGGAATATACTCTATTAGGAACAAAACCGAGGGAATTCACCATCAATGATGTTCATAGCATCGTGGGATATATGTCATTTACTTTTGCAATGGCCATGAAAACTGATCCGCTGATCACGAGGATCTCACGTCAATTGGGTCCTGACTATTTGAAAGTACTATCTGTTCATACGCTAGCAGAACACCATGTTATTCCAAACAATTATCCCAATCGAAATACAGAATCCAAAGAAATTGTCTTCGAGGAAACTTTGACTACCCTATTTGAAAAGTTGCCTGTTCCTCTTCTGGAAGGAAGTAATTCTTGGGTTATCGATGGCAGTCGAACTGCTTCTGGCGAAGTACTCTTTTTGAATGATACACACATTGGTTTTGCGCAACGTTCTGTTTGGTACGAAGCACATCTTGAGTATCCGGAATTCAGTTTTTATGGAAATCATTTGGCTGGCGTTCCTTTTGGTTTGGTCGGTCACACTAGAGAATTGAGTATAGGTCTGACCATGTTTGAAAATGATGATCAGGATTTTTTCGAAGAGCAACTAGACCCAAATAATCCTAATCAAACGGTTTACGGTGATGAATTTAAACCTTTGAAAACCAGATTGGAAAGAATCTCAATTAAAGATAAAGACCCAATAGATTTTGAAGTAAAAGAATCTGTTCATGGTCCTATCATGAACGAGGTAATTCCTGAAATTGGTCAACTTACAACTAATCCTGTTGCCTCTTGGTGGGTGTATATTTTAGAACCAACCAGAGCGTTGGAAGCGGTATACAGAATGAATCATGCTCAAAATATCCAAGAAGTAGAATCAGCGGTTAGGCTAATTCACGCACCAGGATTGAATGTGATGTATGGAGATAAAACTGGGAATATAGCTTGGTGGGCAGCTGCCAAACTCCCAATCCGACCAGCACATGTCAACTCAAAAGTATTTTTGGATGGAACGAGTAATGTGGACGAGCCAACTGGTTGGATGCCATTTGAAGAAAATCCTATGAGCATCAATCCTGAATCGGGCTTTGTAGCTTCTGCAAACAATCAACCTGATACCTTGTCGAATGGAACATTTTACCCTGGCTATTACTACCCCGGAGATCGATGGGATAGAATTGATAAAACTGTGAGATCAAGAAATGACTGGACACAAGAAAGTATCAAATCCCTGCAATTGGAAACAATCAATGAAAATCATCCCATCAATGCAAAAAGTATGCTTGAAGCTGTAGAAAATGCGTCTTTTGGTGATTTTGAAAATGCTAAAAATATCTTGTCCAACTGGGATGGGAATCATGATTTAGAAAGCATCGCTCCTACTGTTTATTACAAATGGCTTTACCATACACTCCATGGAATGATGTCAGATGAATTGGGTGATGCAGATTTTGAGAGCTTTTTGAAGACTTTCCTGTATATCAGAAGTGTTCCAACCTTAATCCAAACTGAAGATTCTCCATGGTGGGACGATTCTAGTACAGAAAAAGTAGAAAGCAGGTCAGAAATTATTCAGAATGCATTAGAAAAAACGCTGTCTGAATTGGATGATCAATTTGGATCCAATATAGAAAAATGGGCTTGGAAAAATGCAGTAGTATTAGAACATCCCCATCCTCTTGGGGCCAAAAAGCCATTGGATAGAATTTTCAATGTTAATGCACCAGCTGTTTCGGCCAACGAAGAGTCCGTCAATAAATTGACTTTCGATCTCAATGGAAGTGGGATTTATCAGGTGAAATCTGGTCCTGCAATGCGTATAATCGTTGACTTTGCCAATGTAGAAGCATCGGAGTCTATTTTACCCACAGGTCAAAGTGGAAACCTATTCAGCCCATATTACAGTAATCAGGCGGAAATGTTTGCTACTGGAAAATACAGACCACAACTGATGAATGAATCTCAAATTAAAAACAATGCAAAAGGTACAATTACTTTCACTCCAAAAAGTGATTAA
- a CDS encoding aspartate aminotransferase family protein: MNNRQLFLSHLAQTTDFPLMIEIEKAEGIYMFGPDGKKYIDLISGIGVSNVGHRHPKVLTAIQEQLDKYLHLMVYGEYVQSPQALLAKALCDTLPKHLDNVYLVNSGSEAVEGALKLAKRYTNRRDIISCVDAYHGSSQGALSVGGNEIFKRAYRPLLPGVKNIVYGSFFQLDQITTDTAAVIIETIQGEAGIKVACSNYFQALRKRCDETGTLLILDEIQAGFGRTGKFWAFEHFGIEPDILVCAKGMGGGMPIGAFIANKEVMGVFKNNPLLGHITTFGGHPVSAAASLATIQIIKDEGLLESVESKAEIFKKLLVHPKIKGVRNMGLMMAVEFDSFDVLKPIIDKAIEMGVITDWFLFCDDAMRIAPPLIITESQIREACEIILKAIDEV; encoded by the coding sequence ATGAACAATAGACAATTATTCCTTTCTCACCTTGCACAGACGACTGATTTTCCTTTAATGATTGAAATCGAGAAGGCTGAAGGAATTTATATGTTTGGACCGGATGGAAAAAAATATATTGATTTAATTTCCGGAATAGGAGTCAGTAATGTTGGACATCGACACCCAAAGGTATTGACCGCAATTCAAGAACAGCTGGACAAATACCTTCACTTGATGGTATATGGAGAATATGTTCAAAGTCCTCAAGCACTTCTAGCAAAGGCCTTATGTGATACACTTCCAAAGCACTTAGACAATGTATATCTAGTAAATAGTGGTTCTGAGGCAGTTGAGGGTGCTCTCAAGTTAGCAAAACGCTATACCAATCGAAGAGATATCATTTCTTGTGTGGATGCGTATCATGGTTCTTCCCAAGGCGCACTTTCTGTCGGTGGGAACGAAATCTTCAAAAGAGCATACAGACCCCTCCTACCCGGCGTCAAAAATATTGTCTACGGTTCATTTTTTCAACTTGATCAAATCACCACTGACACAGCAGCAGTTATCATAGAAACCATTCAAGGCGAAGCAGGAATCAAAGTAGCCTGTTCTAATTATTTTCAAGCCCTGAGAAAGCGTTGTGATGAAACAGGTACCCTACTGATCTTGGATGAAATTCAGGCTGGTTTTGGTAGAACAGGAAAATTTTGGGCCTTTGAGCATTTTGGAATAGAACCTGATATCCTTGTATGTGCCAAAGGAATGGGCGGTGGAATGCCGATAGGAGCTTTTATAGCTAACAAAGAGGTCATGGGAGTTTTCAAAAACAACCCCCTGCTAGGTCATATTACCACCTTTGGAGGACACCCTGTAAGTGCAGCAGCCTCTTTGGCCACAATTCAAATCATAAAAGATGAAGGTCTCCTTGAGTCCGTTGAAAGCAAAGCAGAAATCTTCAAAAAATTACTAGTACACCCTAAAATCAAGGGGGTTAGAAATATGGGATTGATGATGGCGGTTGAGTTTGACTCTTTTGATGTACTCAAGCCTATCATTGACAAAGCCATAGAAATGGGCGTGATTACAGATTGGTTTTTGTTCTGTGATGATGCCATGCGCATTGCACCACCATTGATTATCACCGAATCTCAAATCAGAGAAGCCTGCGAAATAATTCTGAAAGCAATAGACGAAGTTTGA
- a CDS encoding class I SAM-dependent methyltransferase — protein sequence MKETILSLTPSNWEDYELIDTGGFEKLERFGEYVLSRPEPQAIWDKSMTDQEWKAMAHAIFSKEKNNPEKGHWNELKKIPHNWQIQYKNQDELKLNLNLAMTSFKHIGLFPEQAVNWDYITDTVKKLPIKNPKILNLFAYTGAASVAARGTGAEVTHLDSVKQVVTWSKHNMESSGMEGIRWIVDDAMKFIKREVRRGNKYHGIILDPPAYGRGPDGEKWILEEQINEMLKLCAELLEPDHHFLILNMYSLSFSSIIAANLVNSNFKEVNNAEHGELYLVDRFEKKLPVGIFFRFRKL from the coding sequence ATGAAAGAAACGATTTTGTCTTTGACACCCAGCAACTGGGAAGATTATGAACTGATAGATACAGGCGGTTTTGAAAAATTAGAGCGTTTTGGAGAATATGTTTTAAGTAGACCTGAGCCTCAGGCAATCTGGGACAAAAGCATGACTGACCAAGAATGGAAAGCCATGGCACATGCGATTTTTTCAAAAGAAAAGAACAATCCCGAAAAAGGACATTGGAACGAGCTCAAGAAGATTCCTCATAATTGGCAGATTCAATACAAAAATCAAGATGAATTAAAGCTAAACTTGAATTTGGCAATGACATCTTTCAAACATATCGGTTTGTTTCCTGAGCAAGCCGTTAACTGGGATTACATTACTGACACAGTCAAAAAACTTCCCATTAAAAATCCAAAAATCTTAAATCTTTTCGCTTATACAGGAGCTGCAAGTGTCGCAGCTCGTGGTACAGGTGCTGAAGTTACTCATCTTGACTCTGTCAAACAAGTGGTCACTTGGTCAAAGCACAACATGGAATCTTCTGGAATGGAAGGGATCCGATGGATCGTAGACGATGCGATGAAATTTATCAAAAGAGAAGTCAGAAGGGGAAATAAATACCATGGAATCATATTGGATCCTCCCGCATATGGAAGAGGGCCTGACGGTGAAAAATGGATTTTAGAAGAGCAAATCAATGAAATGCTCAAGCTATGTGCTGAACTTTTGGAACCTGATCATCATTTCCTCATTCTAAATATGTATTCTCTCAGCTTTAGCTCGATAATCGCCGCAAATTTGGTAAACTCCAACTTCAAAGAAGTCAACAATGCAGAGCATGGTGAGTTGTACCTAGTAGATAGATTCGAGAAAAAACTACCGGTTGGTATTTTCTTCAGATTCAGAAAATTATAA
- the tnpC gene encoding IS66 family transposase, with protein sequence MGKNSVDYWYSWDYVLIFRKHFYSILDHRDTLIQELIKMNLQLMEQVKSLKSRVSDLENELARYRNPKNSRNSSVPPSKDENRPKKNQSLRQDTGRKTGGQPGHKGHTLEMTSSPDIIENHIPLFCTCCGGDLSAVPAELSSKRQVLDLPVIKVVCTEHRIFSKNCSCGEKISGSFPDNINAPIQYGSGVETIVGYLHARQYVPYRRMKELLRDCFGINLSEGSIDNIIGRFARKSAPIYAKIKTAVSKSPVIGADETGAKVDGNKQWVWTYQTEELTLLAISESRGLKAMNTHFPDGFGKAVLCHDAWRAYFNYSENLHQLCCAHLLRELNYIVERYKSKWADSLRALFREAISLKRKLKKLPDPENSRSIASIEEKMDNLLAQPVESKHKEAVSLQKRLLKYRKSLFTFLYHQKVPPDNNASERAIRNIKVKQKISGQFKSNNGAENFCVIRSVVDTLIKRSGNILENLNHIANLQPE encoded by the coding sequence GTGGGGAAAAACAGCGTGGATTATTGGTATTCATGGGATTATGTGCTGATATTCAGGAAACATTTCTATAGTATATTGGACCACAGGGATACGCTTATTCAGGAACTGATCAAGATGAACCTCCAGCTTATGGAGCAGGTCAAGTCTTTAAAATCTAGGGTATCCGATTTGGAAAATGAGCTTGCCCGTTACCGTAATCCCAAAAACAGCCGCAACAGCTCGGTTCCCCCTTCAAAAGACGAGAACCGCCCCAAAAAAAATCAGAGTCTCCGTCAGGATACAGGGCGCAAAACCGGCGGTCAGCCTGGACACAAAGGCCATACCCTTGAAATGACATCCTCCCCGGACATAATAGAAAACCACATCCCTTTATTCTGTACCTGCTGTGGTGGTGATCTGTCGGCGGTTCCAGCAGAACTGTCCTCCAAAAGACAGGTCCTGGATCTTCCTGTGATTAAAGTGGTATGTACCGAGCATAGAATCTTTTCCAAAAACTGTTCCTGTGGAGAAAAGATCAGTGGGTCATTCCCTGACAATATCAATGCCCCCATACAGTACGGGAGCGGTGTTGAAACCATTGTCGGTTATCTGCATGCCAGACAGTATGTTCCCTATAGAAGGATGAAAGAACTTCTCAGGGACTGCTTCGGTATTAATCTCAGCGAGGGGAGTATCGATAACATTATCGGTAGGTTTGCCCGCAAGTCTGCACCAATATATGCAAAGATAAAGACGGCAGTCTCTAAAAGTCCTGTGATAGGAGCTGACGAGACTGGGGCTAAAGTGGATGGAAACAAACAGTGGGTCTGGACTTATCAGACCGAGGAACTCACCCTGTTAGCTATATCTGAATCACGTGGACTTAAGGCGATGAATACACATTTTCCCGATGGGTTCGGAAAGGCAGTATTGTGCCACGATGCATGGAGGGCATACTTCAACTATTCGGAAAACCTGCACCAGCTCTGTTGTGCACATCTGCTTAGGGAGCTCAACTACATTGTTGAACGCTATAAATCTAAATGGGCTGACAGCCTTAGGGCCCTGTTCAGGGAAGCTATCTCACTGAAGAGAAAACTCAAAAAACTACCAGATCCAGAGAATAGCAGGAGTATTGCTTCCATTGAAGAGAAGATGGATAACCTACTCGCCCAACCTGTAGAGTCAAAACATAAAGAAGCAGTATCCCTACAAAAAAGACTCCTGAAATACAGAAAGTCACTTTTTACTTTTCTCTATCACCAAAAAGTACCACCGGATAACAATGCCTCTGAAAGAGCCATACGCAACATCAAGGTGAAACAAAAAATATCAGGACAGTTCAAATCCAACAATGGAGCTGAAAACTTCTGTGTTATAAGATCCGTCGTGGATACCCTGATCAAACGTTCGGGAAATATCTTAGAAAATCTAAATCATATAGCTAATTTACAACCTGAGTAG
- a CDS encoding SDR family NAD(P)-dependent oxidoreductase codes for MKEKKMNIAITGATSGIGEQALKSLIHDFEQIFILARNEKKANDIIQEFSKEDQKKCIFIYIDLADMDSVVKAAEKISSKTDHLDVLINNAGGIFKEKEITKDGFEMSLSANHLGHYLLTNKLLPLLLKSKVSKVIHVSSEAHRMGNVNFNDLNYDKRSFSSFGFYANVKLFNILFSKSLVEKFGSEGLKSYALHPGVVKTNFGQETAGAFSFLWKLASPFMITAEQGAQTTIYLAKNKIDDKHNGAYFKKSKPVTPSRSANSKSMRDKLWNKSSELLEKWM; via the coding sequence GTGAAAGAAAAGAAAATGAATATAGCGATAACAGGTGCAACCTCAGGAATTGGCGAACAAGCTTTGAAAAGTTTAATACATGATTTTGAGCAAATTTTTATCCTAGCCAGAAATGAAAAGAAAGCAAATGATATCATTCAAGAGTTTTCAAAAGAAGATCAAAAAAAATGTATTTTTATTTATATAGATCTTGCTGACATGGATTCCGTCGTGAAAGCAGCTGAAAAGATCAGTTCTAAAACAGATCACCTTGATGTTTTAATCAATAATGCCGGTGGGATTTTTAAAGAAAAAGAAATCACAAAAGATGGTTTTGAGATGAGTTTATCTGCAAATCATCTTGGTCATTATTTATTGACAAATAAACTCTTGCCGCTGCTCCTGAAAAGCAAAGTTTCTAAAGTCATTCATGTAAGTTCAGAAGCACATCGAATGGGAAATGTTAATTTCAACGATCTAAATTATGACAAAAGAAGTTTTAGCTCTTTCGGATTTTATGCAAATGTCAAATTATTCAATATCTTATTTTCAAAGTCACTAGTAGAAAAATTTGGCTCAGAAGGTTTGAAATCTTATGCACTTCATCCCGGGGTTGTCAAAACTAATTTTGGACAAGAAACAGCAGGCGCGTTTTCCTTTCTTTGGAAATTGGCAAGTCCATTTATGATCACAGCAGAACAAGGAGCTCAAACCACCATTTACCTTGCCAAAAATAAGATTGATGACAAACACAACGGTGCTTATTTCAAAAAATCAAAACCTGTGACTCCATCTAGATCAGCAAACTCTAAAAGTATGAGAGATAAACTTTGGAATAAAAGTTCTGAACTACTTGAAAAATGGATGTAA
- a CDS encoding 1-acyl-sn-glycerol-3-phosphate acyltransferase produces MILVTIKGLRETENQQTQNTYLYQVKVKEPFIDVEKVLKDKNPKLHSWLPSFLIKYIKRIVHENDINHVMAKNGHLQGMEFVNALIDEFGVEVTLTGAENIPLDRSVIFAANHPLGGMDGIAFMYALGKFRTDIRFLVTDILTNITNFEPMFIPVNNHGANSRELTKLIDSAYASENAILVFPAGLVSRKQDVGIMDLEWKKSFISKSKRYQKDIVPVYIEGKNSIFFYNLAKFRKMLGIKSNIEMFYLADEMFSQKGKKVVIHIGKPISYKHFDKSKSEKDWAEEVKQMVYQMAKKD; encoded by the coding sequence ATGATCCTTGTGACTATCAAAGGATTAAGAGAAACTGAAAATCAGCAAACTCAAAACACCTACTTGTACCAAGTGAAAGTAAAAGAACCTTTTATAGATGTTGAAAAAGTATTGAAGGATAAAAATCCAAAGCTTCATAGTTGGTTGCCTTCTTTTTTGATCAAGTATATCAAAAGAATTGTTCATGAAAATGACATCAATCATGTGATGGCTAAAAACGGTCATCTTCAAGGAATGGAATTTGTCAATGCTTTAATTGATGAATTTGGTGTAGAGGTTACTCTTACTGGAGCTGAAAATATTCCCTTGGACAGATCTGTGATTTTTGCTGCAAATCATCCATTAGGTGGAATGGATGGAATTGCATTCATGTATGCGCTTGGAAAATTTCGGACAGATATCAGGTTTTTGGTAACTGATATTTTGACCAATATTACCAATTTTGAACCAATGTTTATTCCAGTTAACAATCATGGAGCAAATAGCAGGGAATTGACAAAATTGATAGACAGTGCCTACGCTAGTGAAAATGCAATCTTAGTATTTCCAGCAGGCTTGGTTTCTCGAAAACAAGATGTTGGGATTATGGATTTGGAATGGAAGAAAAGTTTCATCAGTAAATCAAAAAGGTATCAGAAAGATATTGTTCCTGTGTATATTGAAGGTAAGAATTCGATTTTCTTTTATAACTTAGCTAAGTTTAGAAAGATGTTGGGGATAAAGTCAAATATTGAGATGTTTTATTTAGCAGATGAGATGTTTTCCCAAAAAGGCAAAAAGGTAGTTATACATATAGGTAAGCCAATTTCTTACAAACATTTTGATAAATCAAAAAGCGAAAAAGATTGGGCAGAAGAAGTGAAGCAAATGGTTTATCAAATGGCCAAAAAAGATTAA
- a CDS encoding GNAT family N-acetyltransferase, translating to MQEIIPAVDKELLKKELIPERFLRYTNNGNNHIYLIDYHNSPNVVREIGRLRELTFRGAGGGTGQPLDIDENDTCENCYQQLITWNPEDEEIVAGYRLIDCKNAQIDKKGELNLSTSHLFKFSEKFIKEYIPHTIELGRSFVQPKYQPSIDNRKGLFSLDNLWDGLGAVVMLHPEVKYLFGKVTMYPHYNREARDLLLYFMNHYFPDKENLVSPLDNLRLTYETDMTEVRDTFKDLEYKEGYKLLNSRIRAAKENIPPLINTYMNLSPTMKTFGTALNDEFGAVEETGILITIADIYESKKHRHMETFIRDQVFGSR from the coding sequence ATGCAAGAAATTATACCAGCTGTAGATAAGGAATTGTTAAAAAAGGAATTGATACCTGAGCGATTTTTAAGATATACTAATAATGGCAATAATCATATATATTTAATTGATTACCATAACTCTCCAAATGTTGTAAGAGAAATAGGAAGATTAAGGGAATTGACTTTTAGAGGTGCTGGAGGAGGTACAGGTCAGCCTTTGGACATTGATGAAAATGATACCTGTGAAAATTGCTATCAGCAGTTGATCACTTGGAATCCTGAGGATGAAGAAATCGTTGCCGGCTACAGATTGATTGATTGTAAAAATGCTCAAATAGATAAAAAAGGTGAATTAAATTTATCTACTTCACATTTATTTAAGTTTTCTGAGAAATTTATCAAAGAATATATTCCCCATACGATTGAACTAGGTCGTTCTTTTGTTCAACCAAAATACCAACCAAGCATTGATAATAGAAAAGGCTTATTTTCCTTGGATAATCTGTGGGATGGTTTGGGAGCGGTTGTAATGCTTCATCCAGAAGTTAAATATCTTTTTGGAAAAGTGACGATGTATCCCCATTACAATCGAGAGGCAAGAGATTTATTGCTCTATTTTATGAATCATTATTTTCCGGATAAGGAAAATTTGGTAAGCCCGCTTGACAACTTAAGGTTGACATATGAAACAGATATGACAGAGGTAAGAGATACTTTTAAAGATTTAGAGTATAAAGAAGGATATAAATTGCTTAACTCCCGTATCCGGGCAGCAAAGGAAAATATACCTCCTTTGATCAATACTTACATGAATCTTTCTCCGACTATGAAAACTTTTGGAACTGCACTCAATGATGAATTTGGTGCTGTTGAAGAAACGGGGATTCTTATTACCATTGCAGATATTTACGAAAGTAAAAAACATAGACACATGGAGACTTTTATCAGAGATCAGGTCTTTGGGAGTAGATAG
- a CDS encoding CoA-binding protein, producing the protein MKNTVIIGATTNTSRYAYIAAEMLFENKIPFTPVGIKKGSVFGKEILDLNDKPIIDDVDTITLYIGPRHQPEWYDYLISLKPKRIIFNPGTENIDLAKLAQENNIETVNACTLVMISTKQY; encoded by the coding sequence ATGAAGAATACAGTCATCATAGGAGCTACTACAAATACCTCTAGGTATGCATACATAGCTGCAGAAATGCTTTTTGAAAATAAAATTCCATTTACACCTGTTGGAATCAAGAAAGGGTCTGTTTTTGGTAAGGAAATCTTAGACCTGAATGACAAGCCAATTATAGATGATGTCGATACGATTACATTATACATCGGACCAAGGCATCAGCCTGAATGGTATGACTACCTTATTTCCCTCAAGCCCAAAAGAATTATTTTTAATCCAGGGACAGAAAATATAGATTTGGCTAAATTAGCTCAAGAAAACAATATTGAAACTGTAAATGCTTGTACTTTGGTCATGATCAGTACAAAGCAGTATTAA
- a CDS encoding beta-carotene 15,15'-dioxygenase, Brp/Blh family, with protein sequence MSGLSIFIIKYLGIIGAYFILWMIFPAVSLAIFLLISAYHFGQGHFIHLKIVKYKRLTYFIVGCNFLGVILFSDYIATATILESIVDITPFIDYGSITMISLFISSLIVVSIQNLNKIHLLLAEIIVLSFLLYLLPVLMAFILYFGFWHALPSMMAEFDSLTANIQHGKIKKFIVQLAPFSIISFIGIGLILFLATSYLNEEQMILLFFILVSLISAPHIWVMNNFLEKRES encoded by the coding sequence ATCAGTGGATTAAGCATATTTATAATCAAATACTTAGGGATCATAGGCGCGTATTTTATTCTATGGATGATTTTTCCCGCGGTCTCTTTAGCAATATTTTTATTGATTTCTGCTTATCACTTTGGTCAAGGGCATTTTATTCATTTAAAAATTGTCAAATACAAACGACTCACCTACTTCATTGTGGGTTGTAATTTTTTAGGAGTGATTCTTTTCAGCGATTATATAGCTACAGCGACCATTTTAGAATCTATAGTTGACATCACACCATTCATTGACTATGGTTCAATAACCATGATTTCTCTATTCATATCAAGTCTTATTGTAGTTTCTATTCAAAATTTAAATAAAATTCACTTGCTGCTAGCAGAGATTATCGTCCTTAGTTTTTTACTTTACCTCCTACCTGTGCTCATGGCTTTTATTCTTTATTTCGGATTTTGGCATGCTTTACCGAGTATGATGGCCGAATTCGACTCCTTGACAGCGAATATCCAACATGGGAAAATCAAAAAGTTTATTGTTCAATTAGCACCTTTCAGTATTATTAGTTTTATAGGAATTGGTCTTATTTTATTCCTAGCAACTAGCTATCTCAACGAAGAACAAATGATTCTTCTATTTTTCATCTTGGTGAGTTTGATTTCAGCACCACATATTTGGGTGATGAATAATTTTTTAGAAAAAAGAGAATCTTAA